The following DNA comes from Candidatus Binatia bacterium.
GCGCGAGTTGGCGTCCTGAGCCGCGAAGGCCGCCGGCGGCTGGAGGACCAGCCGGAAGGCCCCCACGCGCGCGGTGTCGGCCACGTCGCCGGACGCCAGGAGGTCGACCGGAGTCCCCGCAGGGACGGCGAGCGGAGGGCTGAGCACCAGGGTCACGTGGGGACCCGAGCCGACCGGCACCGCCTGCGTCGCGAAGGTCTGGAAGCCGGCGCGCAGCACGACGCGCCTCAGGAATGACGCCGCCTGCGGGACGGGCACGCCGGCCGTGTCGGCGACCGTCACGCCGACCTGGGTCACCTGCACGTCCGACGTGATCCCGGGCACGCCGGCGTTGTCGAGGCGGAACGTCCCGAGCGGAACGTCGGCGCTCCCCACGGCGACCCGCGCGGCCGGGCCGCCGAGCGCCGCGACCTCGAGCCCGACGGCGTCGGCGACGATGCGGGCGAGCCCCGAGGCGACCGGGAAGGCGCCTCCCTCGCGCCGCACCGTGACCGGCGCTCCGCTGGTCGCGTCTTCCGCCAGGATCTCGGTGCTGTCGGCGACCACCACGCGGAACGCGGGCACGGTCGTCGAATCGGAGACGTCCACGCGCACGCTGATCGTCACCGGCTCCTGGGCCGTGACGCGAAGCGGGGACGCCAGCGTGAGATTCATCTCGGAGCCCGAGGTCTCGAGGGACGACCGGCTCAGGTACACGTTCGTCCCCTCGTTCACGCTCACGTGCGCGAGAAGCGCCGCCGGCACGACGCCCGCGCCGCTCTCATCCTGCAGGTGCAGTCGGAACGAGCGGATCCGGATGTCCGAGGCGCCCGCGCCGCCGCCGTTCGTGAGGGTGAGGCTGAAGGGCACGACGCCGGTCTGGCCGCGCGTGACGTTGAAGGGCATCGACTGGACGGGGAACAGCGCGAGGTCCGCCGCCGCGAGGTAGACGCGATGCACGTTGGACGCGGTCTCCACCGCGCGCCGGGTGAGCCCGGTCTCGAGGCCGGTTCCCTGGGCGCCGCCCGCGAACTGGACCGAGCCCGCGCCCGTCGAGTGGTAGGTCCAGAGGAAGGTGTCCACGGCGGCCGGGGCCAGATCGGCCGCCGAGCCCGGCCCCGCGTCCAGGACGGTCGGCGCCGTCCCGGTGGTCTGGAGCGGGCCCGGCAGCACCCCCGTCACGGTTTCCGCCCCGACGTTGCGCACGATCATCCGCACCGTGATCGGCTGCCCCACGGTGCTCGCGGCGCTGGCGGTTTCGATCGTGGCCAGGAGCGGCGACGTGCTCACGAGAATCGGCTGCTCGTTGTCGACCGGCATGTCGAGCGGCCCGTCGTTCCCGGTGTCCATCTGGACCCCGCCGAACGGGATTCCCAGGCGGACCGTGACGGAATCCCGCGCGCCGGCGCCGGTCCGGAGCGAAACGAAGAGACGCCGACCGGCTCCTCCGACCGGCTCGCTCAGGAAGGGACTCCGCCAGATCTGCGCGCTGGAATCGGGAACCATGAGCCCCAGGTCGGCGTCGTCGCCGCCGCCCGCCGAGAAGACTCCGTCGCCGCCGTCTCCCCACAGCCTCAGCTCGGCGATGTCGGAGCCGGGCGCCGCCGAACCCAGGTTCACGACGGCCAGGTTCCGCAGCGTGTCCGTCTCGTACCCGTTCCAGGGCACGACCACGTTCATCGCGAGCGTCGGCCCGTCCCCCGGGCCCACGGTGACCCCGGGCGCGCCGATGTTCGTGAGCTGTGCCGCCGTCAGCCCGTCCACGGTCGCGCGGGCGCGCGAGTCGATCGGCCAGGCGGCCGTGATGGTGGTCGCTTCCTTGAAGCCGAGATCCAGCGGGCCGGCCACCTTGGCCGAGAGCAGGTCGCCGTCCCTGGCGCCGCTTCGGGCGACGTCGGCGACCAGGAAGAGGTGCACGGCGCGCCCCGGCGGGATGGCGGTCGAGAGGCCGCCGAACACCGCGCGTCCTCCCGTGAAGAATGAGGTGCCGAGCGGCGGATCCACGGCGGGGTCGCCCACCTGTCCGTCGCCGTCGCCGTCCAGCCGCAGCGTGGCCGACTCGATCTCCCCGTCGCGCTCGGCCACCCCTCCCGGTCCGATCGTGGCGTTCGTGAACGCGACGCTCGTCAGGGTCCGCGGGTCGGCGTAGCTGTTCGTGAGAACGAAGTGGTGGAGGAGAACGCGGCGGTCACCCGGGTGCACCGACGTCGATTCCACGTCGGCCGCGGTCACCGTCACGCGGTCCACGGTGCTGACCGCGCGCTCCGCGAGGCTGCGTACGACCCGGTCGCGCGGCCCACTGTTGCCGCTCTGCACGCCGATGCCGGCGTCCAGCCCCGAGGGGATTCCGAGCTGGACGGTGCGGCCCTGGCGCGCGAGATCCGCGAGGTCGACCGTGACGAACAGGCGCAGTCCCCCGAGCGGGATCGTCTCGGCGAGCCCCGTGCGCTGCCAGCGGTCGCCGGTGTTCACCAGATCGCCGAGGAGCCTGTCGCGCGTGGCGTCGAACGTGCTGTCGCCGTCGTCCGCCCACGCCCGCAGCCGGGTGATGTCGGTGGCTGTCTCGGCCGTGCCGAAGTTCACGACGGCGAGCTTCTGGAGCAGGTCGGCCCGATACCCGTTCGGCGGCACGATGAACTCGAGCGCCGGGTTGTTGGACGATCCCGCGAGAAGGTTCCCCGTGGGGCCGGGAAGGAGCCGGATCTGATCCGCCGCCATCCCGTCCACCACGAAGACTCCCGCCGGGCGGAGCGGCCAGCCCGTCCGGTAGAAGGGCACGCGCAGGAACGCCACGGAGGTGGAATCGTCGAGCGAGACGTCCAGCGTGTCGCCGTCGCGCGCGTCGAGCGGAACGGAGCTGGTGACGAGAAGCCGCGTCGTGCTCCCCGGCGCGAGGGCCAGGGAGAGCGGCGCGAACGTCACCGAGCCGCTGAGGGCCGAGGTGGTGACGAGAAGGGTGTCGGCGCCGCTCTCCAGGGCGCCGTCGCCGTCGTCCTTGTAGAGCGCGGCGTCGCCGAGCTCCTCGTCCAGCTGATCCGCATCGCCGGCGCCCGCCGAGCGGTTGGTGAGGCGGATCGAGCGGACGGAACGGGTGTCGGGATAGTGGTTCGTCACGGTGACGTTCGCGAGCAGGACGTTGCGCGCGCCCGGCAATACCGTCGCCGGAACCTGCGACGCGGTCACGGAGATGCCCCCGGTGGAGATCAGCGCCGCCACCGGGGCGTCCGCGGCGTCGTCCCGCACCGGGATATCCGAAACGACCTCGGTCGCCGACACCGCGGCGTCGAGGGCGACCGTTCCGGTGGTCGCGGAGGCGAGGACGTGGGCCAGTGCCGTCAGGACCACGGTTCCGCGGGGCCCGATACCGGCGGGGCTGCCGCCGGGGAGGCTCACGGTGAAGTCACCGTCCGCGTCCCCCGGGATGAGACGCGTGAACCGCAGTGCGGGCGGGTCGAGGCGGATCGAATCGGCGCCGAGGTTCGTGAGGGTGAGACGGACGGCGACCGAGTCCTGTCCCTGGTAGAGCGCCGAGGGAGCGCTCAGCCCCGCGATCCGGATGCCGCGCGTCGGGCGGACGGTGATCGGAGCGGTGGCGGAGAGCGCCCCCGTGGTCGCGATCACGAGTCCCGAGCCGACCGCGCCGGCGGTGAAGCGTCCGGAAGCGTCCACCGACCCCACGCCTCCCTGCGTGGACCACGCGAAGGAGCGCGAAACCGGATGGCCGTAGGCGTCGAAGGCCGCGGCCGCGAACGTGCTGGCCTCGCCCACGAACAGCGAGGCGGAGTCGGGCGTCACCCGGACCGAGGCGACCGGTCCCGGCACCACGACCACGCGCCAGTCGTTCCGGTCGGCGACGCCGTTCGCGTTTCCCTCCGCCGCCACTTCGGGCGGACGCGCCGTGGACGCGTCGTCGTACTGCACGACGAAATTGGACCCGGTCGAGTCGACATCCACGGGCGTGGCCACCTGGAACCCGATCTCGATCAGACGCGAGAAGAGGGAGTAGGCCACATGGCTCGCGAGCCGCGCTTCCATGATGCCCGTCTGGCTCGCGTCGGTGTAAGCCACCGCGCTGCCGCCTACCTTCACGCTCGTGATCGCCGGCACGCCATAGCCGTCCGGGATGCTGACCCGGATGCGGTCGATCCCGGTATCGAAGAGGGAGAAGGTCGGCAGGGCGTACGCCGTGAAGCCCTGGGCGCCGACACCGACCGCCACGGTGTCGGGGATCACCTCCGCGACGACCGACTGAGCGGCCTGTCCCGACGTCGTGATCGTCGCGGTCAAGGGAATCGTCGGCTCGGTGGACCGGACACCCGAGGCCGCGAGGCGCACCTTCACCGCACCGCGATAGTCCTGCGCTGGCAGGGAAGAGGGGAGATCGATCCAGAGATAGAGGTTCTCGGCCGTCGGCGTCTCGGAAGTCGCCGCGGCGCGCGCGGTCGCCAGGGCCACATAGGCGGTGTCCAGGCGGCCGCCCGCGGTGCGGCTGGAATTGAACGCCCACGAGACGGGCTGAGCGGGCGGCCCCGCGCGCAGGGTATCCGTCGGCGAAACCGTCCCGACCAGGTTCCGGACCGCCGCCTGCAGGTCGTACGCGGCGTTGGCCAGAACGTGAAGGTCGACCTTTCCGTCGGGCGGATCGCGCAGCGGAAGCAGCGACGCCCCCGGCGAGCCCGCGTTGAACGAGCCCGCCGAGTCGTCCCAGGCCACGGTCAGCAGGACCGCGGCGTTCACGCCCGTCTTGGAACGTGAGGCCGTCGAGTCCACGGGCGTCTTGCTGATCGTGTTCACGCGCGCCGTCCACTCGCCGGTCGAGGAGGCCCTCGCGATCAGGCCGGGGCGGAACGCGAACCGGATCGTTTGGGAGCTCGTGCTGTTCGTCACCGTATCCACGGAGCAGAGAGAGGGGAGGACGCTCCAGCTGGAGACGGCGGGATCGACCGTCGTGAACGGCATGGCGACCCCCCGGCGCCAGCGGTACGCCGCCCGGTAGGCCGGGGCGTTCACGTCACTCGCATGGCCGTTGAAGGAGAGCACCAGGTCGGCTCCGGTGATGTCCTTGAAGCCGTTGCCGTCGCTCAACACCACGTCAGCGAACATCGTGTCCTGGGGCACGAGGGTGTTGGTGGAGACGCCCGCACGGTTCCGCAGCGTCACCGACGTGATCGTGGGGAGCAGGGCGGGCTGGATGTCGAGGAGCGCATAGGCGTAGCCGGGTCCGCTCGTGGCGTTCGCGTACCACGCGATCAGATAGAAGTTGCTCCCTGCCTTCTTCGCGCAGAAGAGCCCCGTGTCGTCCACGGTGCCGATCGACGGGTCGTACACGCCCCGGGTGGCGTCGTAAAGGTCGAAGCTGTCGGCCTGCACCGGGTAACGGTTCCCCGCCCCGTCGGTGGCGATCAAGGTGAACGGGCTGCACTGGCCGACGACCGTGTTGAGGGTGTCCGGCTCGAGCGCAACGGAAATGACGGAGAGGCTGGGATCGAGAAGCCAGGTATCGCCGTTCCCCGCCTTTCCGTCCGCGTTGCCCGGCCAGAGGACCTGCTGGAAGCAGCCCGGGGTGGTGGTGTCGTCCACGTAAACCGGGATCTCGCTCTTCTGGGTCGCGAGCACGTCGACGTGGAACACCGCCTGGACCGTTCCCACGATCGCGACGCGAGGAAGGCGCACCGTGATCGACGAGCCGTTGTCGTACCAGGTCACCTGATCCAGCGGGACCGGCGCGCCGCCCACGAAGAGGCTGTCCAGGCTCCGGCCGCGAAGCGAGCCCTGGTGATCGATGGTGATCAGGTCGAACCCGGTCGCGGAACCGCTCGGGGTGGTCCCTTTGGCATCGACGTCGAGCCAGACGGTCCAGGGGACGTTCGCGATCCCCTTCACCACCCGGTAGGGCTGAATCTCGGCCGTTCCGCTCCGGATGGCGGGCGGCTCGTCCGTGTACTGGAGGATGAGCTGCGGCGTCTTCGTCGTGTCGGTCGCGAACTCGCTGGTCCGGAACTGCATCTCCAGATCCTGGCCGGTCTCGGCGGTGAGGAGAAACCCGTTGTTCGCGAGCGTGCCCAGGTTCCACGCGTTCACGATGGGCCCCACCTGCCAGCTCGTGCGGGAGAGGTTGGTCTGGTCGGAGATCGTGCGCCGGGAGGTCCACGTGGAAAGGCGGGTCCCGCCCGCCGTCGTCCAGGGGCTGCCCGAAAACCGGTTGGTCCAGCTGGCGCCGGTTTCGGTCCAGGATTGCGTCAGCGCGTGGCTGGTGACCGACATCGACCCGGCATTGGCCGCCGACTGATAGAGGCTGAGCCAGGCCTGGAGGACGGTCTTTCCGGTCAGGTCGGGGAGGGGGATCGAGACGACGGCGTTCTTGGTCTTGCCTCCCGTGCTCCGCTTGACCCGCATGTCCGGATCGGAGCCGCGGTTCTCGGTGGTGTTTTCCTGCTTCAGGTAGGTGTCGGCGGTGATCGTCCGCGACTGGACGGTGATCGTGGTCGTGGCGCCCCGGGCCGGCAAGGCGGCGGCCAGGGCCCCTATCGCGATCAGGGCGCAGCAAAGACCCCGGACAGCGCAGGCCGCCGTCCGTGGCAGATCTCGACGATCGAACGTGCGAATCGCCACGCCACCCCCATAGTCCTTGTTCCCGGAATCTATCGGCACGTAGGGGTCCGTACTGGAGCGGGTCGTGGATGGCGGCTTGACGCGTTCGGCGACGCTCGGCTATGGTTCCGCATGCCGCACGCAGTACCTCCGGCCGCGCACACGCCCATCGACATCACGGACGATCGCGCGCGCCTCGACGTGACCCGGATTCTCGCGCTGTACGAAGACACGTGGTGGGCCAAGGGCCGCTCGGTGGATGCCGTTCGCCGCGCCCTCGAGCATTCCCACCCGGTGGTGACGGCCTGGGAGGCCGGCCAGCTGGTCGGTTTCGCCCGCGTCATCTCCGACCTCACGTTCCGCGCGACGATCTGGGACGTGATCGTGCGGCCCTCGCACCGGCGACGTGGAATCGGCCTCTCGATGATGCGATTCGTGCTCGATCACCCCGATCTGCGATCGGTATCCCACTTTCTCCTGCTCACGGCGGACAAGCACGGTTTCTACGAGCGGCTGGGCTTCATGCCGGAGCGGGAGATGACGATGATGCTCCGCCGCTAGCGGCGGAGCCAACCGGGCCGCGCGCCCAAGGCCCCCCTGGGGAAAGGAAGGGTACGGAATGGATGGGTTGAAGTCGGCGAAGGACGTGGTGAAGTTCTGCGAGGAGCAGGACGTCGAGATGATCCACCTGTGGTTCGTGGACATCCTCGGTCAGCTGAAGAGCGTCGCGATCACGCGCCGCGAGCTGGCCACCGCCCTGGACGAGGGCGTGGGCGTCGACGGCTCCTCGGTCGAGGGCTTTGCGCGCATCTACGAAAGCGATCTCGTCGCGATGCCGGACCCCTCCACGTTCCAGCTCCTCCCCTGGAAGGTCAACAACGAGCACGCGGGACGGATGATCTGCGACATCTTGAACCCGGACGGCTCGGCATACGCCGGCGACACCCGCTACGTCCTGAAGCGCGCGCTGAAGAAGCTGGACAAGGAAGGCTACACGTTCTACCTGGGCCCGGAGCTGGAGTACTTCTACTTCCGGTCGCTCAAAGATCGCTCGCTCCTGGACGCCGCCGGCTACTTCGACCAGACCCCCGACGATCTCGGCACCGAGCTCCGCTCCAAGACGGTGGAGGCGCTCCAGGCCATGGAGATCTCGGTCGAGGCGTCGCACCACGAGGTGGCGCACAGCCAGCACGAGATCGATCTCCGCTACTCCGAAGCGCTCAAGATGGCCGACCAGACGATCACCTACCGCTACGTCGTGAAGGAGATCGCCCGCCAGAACGGGTGCTACGCCACGTTCATGCCGAAGCCGGTGCACGGGCAGAACGGGAGCGGGATGCACGTCCACCAGTCGCTCTTCAAGGGCGGCAAGAACGTCTTCTTCGACTCCAAGGACAAGCACCACCTGTCCAAGGCGGGGCGCGCCTACCTGGCGGGGATCCTTCAGCACATGCGGGAGATCGCCTCGGTCACCAACCAGTGGGTCAACTCGTACAAGCGTCTGGTGCCGGGATTCGAGGCGCCGGTCTACATCGCCTGGGGTCAGCGGAACCGTTCGGCCCTGGTCCGGGTACCCATGTACAAACCCGGTAAGGAGAAGGCCACCCGGATCGAGCTTCGCTGTCCGGATCCGGCCTGCAACCCCTACCTCGCGTTCTCGGTCATGCTCGCGGCGGGTCTCAAGGGGATGGACGCGGCGCTCACGCTCCGCCCCCCCATCGAGGAGGACATCTACGAGATGGACGCCGCCGAGCGGAAGAAGAACGGCATCGAGAGCCTTCCGGGGAGCCTGATCGAGGCGGTCGAGCTGACCGAGAAGTCGCGCCTGGTGAAGGACGCCCTGGGCGAGCACGTCTTCCAGAAATTCGTCGAGAACAAGCGGATCGAGTGGGACAATTACCGGACCTACGTCACCGATTACGAGCTCAATGAATACTATCCGATTCTCTAAGAAGGCCCGCGTGGCGGGCTCGTCGTCTTCGGCCGGCCGCGCCCTTCGGGGCGCGGCACGGCTCGTTCTGGCCGGCATCCTGGGAGCGGCCATGGCCTCCTGCGGCGCCCCGTCGGGCAAGACGGGCGCGGGCAGCGGCCCGGCGGCCGTCTCGCATGGGGAAGTGGGCTCGCAGGCGCCCGAATTCACGCTCCCCGACATGGCCGGCAACCAGGTCGCCTCTTCCTCGCTCAAGGGGAAGGTCCTGATCCTGGACTTCTGGGCCACCTGGTGCGGTCCCTGCAAGATGGAAGTCCCCCACCTGGTGAACCTCCAGGCCAAGTACCGCGACCAGGGCCTCGCCATCGTCGGGGTGTCGCTGGACGCGGGCGGTGCGCGGGACGTGAAGCCGTTCGCCGACGAACACGACGTCAACTACACCATGCTGATCGGCAACGAAGAGATCGCGCGGACGTACGGCAACATCAACGCGATCCCCACCACGTTCGTCATCGATCGCGACGGCAAGATCGTGCAGCGCTTCATCGGCTACACCGCGCCGGAGATGTTCGAGCAGACGATCAAGCCGCTGCTCGCGGCGCAGCCGCTCCCCAAGGCGAGCTGACCGGAAGCCCCCCGCATGTTCGAGACCCAGCTCCCGCAGATCTCGCTGGTCGCCGCGTTTCTCGCCGGCGTGGTCTCGTTCGTCTCTCCCTGCGTGCTTCCGCTGGTGCCCTCGTACGTCACGTTCATCACCGGGGTCTCGTTCGATGAGCTGACCGCGCAGAAGCAGAGCGCGCGCGTGCGGCGCCTCACCATTCTCCATTCGCTCGCCTTCATCGTGGGTTTCTCGATCGTGTTCATCTCCCTGGGGGCGACGGCCACGGCGACCGGGCAGTTCCTCCGGGAGCACCAGGACACCCTTCGGCGGGCGGGCGGCGTCCTCATCATCATCTTCGGGATCTACCTGACCGGGATCCTTCCGATCCCGGCCCTCTCGCGGGAGCGGAAATTCCAGCTCACGCAGAAGCCGCTCGGGCTGTTGGGATCGGTGCTGGTCGGGGTCACCTTCGCGGCGGGATGGACCCCCTGTATCGGTCCGATCCTCGCCTCGATCCTTCTCTACGCCAGCACCGCCAAGACCGTGGGGACCGGCGTGCTCCTCCTGACGGTCTACTCGCTCGGCCTCGGCGTGCCGTTCTTCCTGGCGTCGCTCGGCCTCAATTCGTTCCTGGCTGCATCGAGCCGCCTGCGCCGTTCACTTCGCACGATCGAGATCGTCTCGGGAGTCATCCTCATTGCATTCGGCATCGCGCTCGTCACCAATCTCTTCACCTATTTCGTCTCGTTCCTCTCGCGCTTCCTTCCCGCCCTCGGATAGCGCTCCCACGCTAAACATGCCGGAGGGGAACACCGATGCTCCCCTCGTGACGAACCCGACCCGACTTCCGAGCCGAAGCACCCCCGTCACGCGCGCCGGCGCGGCGCGCGCCAGTACGCCGCGCCCTACGCCGCGGGCCAGTACGCCGCGGTCCGACGCGTCGGTCCCGCCGGGACTGCCCGGGGCCCTGGCGCTGATCGAGGGCGTGAACGAAGTCGCCCGCTCCCTCGTTCCCTTCCATTCCGACAGCCTGGCGCTGCACCAGGTGGCCGATGGAATGCGCCGCCTGCTCCAGCCCGACGGGATCGCGATCCTCACCCGCGAACGTCCCGGCGAGTGCCTCTTCCGCTACGCCGACGGGTCGCTGGCCGAATGGTCGGGCTACGTGCTCTCGGGCTCGAGCGCCGAGCTGATGGAGGCGCTCTTCCTCCTGGACTCGGTCACGCTGTTCCATCGGAAGCAGCGCTCTCCCTGGGCGCGCGAGTTCCTGTATGCCGAGGGGACGACCTGGGGCGCGATCGCGCCGATCCAGGCCCACGGCGAGAATCTGGGCGCGGTGCTGCTCAACCACGGTACGCCGCTGCGCTTCCGGGCCGAGCAGACCGCGGCGCTCCAGACCCTGGCGACGCTGGCGGGCGTGGCGATCCTCGAAGACCGCCACCGCGTGCACCTGGAAGACCTCTTCATGAGCGTGATCGTCTCGCTCACGATGGCGCTGGAAGCGAAGGACCCGTATACCGAGGGGCATTCCGTGCGCGTCGCGGCCTACTCCGAGGCGATCGGGAAGCAGCTGGGCCTTCCGCCGGCGCAGCTCGACATGATCCACCGCTCCTGCCTGGTCCACGACATCGGAAAGATCGCCGTCGACGAGAACATCCTGGGAAAGCGCGACGCACTGGACGTGAGCGAGCGGGAGAAGATGGACATGCACACGCTGATCGGCGAGAGCATCCTCCGGCCGATCGCGCTGCTGCATCCCCTGCTGCCCGGCGTGCGGAGCCATCACGAGCATTTCGACGGCACCGGCTACCCCGACGGTCTCGTCGGGGAAGAGATCCCGATCGAGGCGCGGATCATGGCCGTCGCCGACGCCTTCGACGCCATGACGTCGACACGCCCCTACCGCGAGGCGCTGCCCGAAGAGGACGCGCTGGCCGAGCTGAAGAAGCACGCGGGCAGCCATTTCGATCCGCGCGTCGTGGGTGCGTTCGAGGAGATCTATCCGGCGGTGAAGCGCACGCTGGAGCACATGCGGCCGAGGATCGAGGCGCGCGCCCCGAGGCAGGAGATCGGGAAGTAGCAGGCTGATGCCCGGTGCGCGGCCCCGGGCTGTCCCCCTCGACGCCGGACGGACTCGAACGTTCCAACCGGGCGCTATCCAGGGGTCGGACTAATATTTATATTAACATGCTCCAGAGCATGTTCCCGCCGCACAATCCACGCTGGCGACCACGACCGTTCATGATTTCACCCGCGCTGGCGCGTGTGAATGTCGCGACAGTTGTCCATGATTTCACCGCCGCTAGCGAGTGTGAATGTGGCGACAAGTGTCAACCAATTCACATGCTCCAGCGCATGTCGCAGCTCGCCGCGCATCTCATAGCGCCGCGCATCTCTGCGACCGGCGCTTCCGATCAGCCTTGATCTCTCGGGCTGACTTTCCAAGTAGGTCGCCCCTTCAGGCTACTTCGCCAGCGCCTTCCGCAACCGCACTGTCGTCCCGTGATCGGGGCGCACGTCGAAGGACACGTCGTCCACCAGCTGCTTCATGAGAAAGATCCCGCGTCCGTGGGTCTCGAGCAGCGAGGATTCGTCGGTGGGGTTGCCCACCTTGGTGGGGTCGAAGCCCTTCCCGCGATCGTCCACCTGCACGACCAGCGTTCCATCCTCCAGATGAAACTCGAACGTCACCGACTTGTCCTCGGCGAACACGTTTCCATGCTGGATGGCGTTGGTGCCGGCTTCGATGACGGCGTAGAGGAGGGCCTGGGTGGTGTCCTCGTCGATCTTGCGCTCGCGCGCGATTCCTTCGATCAGGGCATGCACCACCGCGAGGTTCTCGAAGCGGCTCCCGATCACCAGGCGGACGGCGTTTTCGTTGTTCAGGGAGGGTGACCCGTGGGGCGCGCCCATATCGCTACTGTAGCAAATCCCACGCCCGGTAGCGCCGGGGAGTAGCGTGGCCGTAACGCCCTCTCCGCCGTGTCGACCGCGGCCGCCTCACCGGGTCTTCAGCGCCACGAGGGTGATGTCGTCCGCCTGGTCGGCTCCTCCCGTGAACCGGGAAACGTCCTCGGCGACGGCGTGGACGATCTGCGCGGCGGAGAAGTCGCGGGGCATTCCCGTCGCGAGCGCCTGGAGCCGCGCGTCGCCGTAATCTTCGCCGTCCCGGTTGCGGGCGTCGGTGATTCCGTCGGTGTAGAGCAGGAGGGAGTCGCCCGCCTGGAGGCTGGCGGACGCTTCGGGATACGCGAACTCGGACCACACGCCCAGCGGAATGCCGCCCTCTTCCAGGTAGCGCCATCCCCCCGCAGCCGGCATCACGATGGGAAAGTTGTGTCCCGCGTTCGAGAAGGAGAAGGCCGGCCCCACGCCGCCGATCCGGGCAAGGAAACAGGTCGCGAAGCGGTCGTCGGGGGTCGCGTCGAAGACCAGGCGGTTGAGCCGCCCCAACAGCTCGCCCACCGGCTTCCGGTCCTGGGCCTGCGTTCGGATGGATGCCTGCACCATCGAGGCGAGAAGCGCCGCGGGCACGCCCTTTCCGGCGACGTCGGCGATCACCACCAGGTACTCGCCGCCGCCGACGTCGACCAGGTCGTAGTAATCGCCTCCCACTTCCCGCGTCTGCAGATTCAGCGCGGCCATGTCGAGGCCGGCCATGCGCGGCAGCACCTGGGGCAGGAACTGCTGCTGGATCCGCCGCGCCACGGCCAGCTCCTCCTCCAAGATCGACTTGGCGAGGCTCTCCCGGTAGAGGAAGCCGTTCTTGATCGCGACACTCGACTGGTTGGCCAGGGTCTGCAACAGAGCGCTCTCCTCGGCGGTGTAGCGCATCTCCGTGATCTTCCGTCCCAGCGCGATCAGCCCGAGCAGCTCGCCGGCGTGCCGGAGCGGGAACAGGAGGTAGGGCTCGGTGCGGAGCAGGGGATCGAGCGCCTCGCTCACCCCGCGCTCGTCGCAGCGGGGGCGCACCTCCTCGCGGCGCAGGAGCGGCACGCCGTCGAAGAGTGCGGCGAGCGCGGTGCGCGGGATGCCCGCGATCTCCCCCAGATCCACGCTGCCGCCGAACCCGCGCGCGATCGACGCTCCCCGGTCCGCCGCGATCAGGAGCACCGTGGTGCGCGCGGGCACGCCGTCGCGGAGCGTGGCGAGGATCTTCTCGGCCAGGGTGTCCAGCTCGAGCACCGTGAGCACCTCGGCGCTCATGCGCCGGAGCAGCGTGCGGTGATCGCCCCGGTCGCGCAGGAAGTAGCGGTCCAGCACGTCCTCCAGCCAGGAGAAGATCGGCTGGAAGAGGACGAGCGCCAGGAGGAGCATCGCGGTCTTGAACACCGTGGTGTCGTACCCGGGCGTGGTCACGAGCATCGCGTCCACCTGCCGGATGATCGTGATGTAGACGCCGATCAGGAAGCCCGACGTCACCGCATAGAGGATCGACTTCCGCGCGATCAGGTTCGCGTCCAGGAAGCGATGGCGCACGATCGAGTAGGCGATGGAGCCCGAGCCCAGGATCAGCGCCGCCACGATCAGGGTCGAGCGGACCACGGGCGGCCAGGCGTGGTTCAGGAGCGTCGGGATCGGCACGGCGATGGCGTAGAGCCCCGCGCAGGAGGCGAGCCCCGAGAAGATGGTGCGCACCTGCGCGCGGATCAGCTTGTTCGTCGTCCGGCGGAAGCTCAGCCAGAGCAGCGTGAGCGCCGCGGCGATGTACACCAGATTGACCATCGAGAAGAGGAGCTGATGGAAGCGGAAGATCAGCTCGAACGGGATGCGGAGGTAGAGGAAGACGCCGGAGGCGGCGCTCTTCGCCATCGCCGCCGAGACCCGTCCCCAGAGCG
Coding sequences within:
- a CDS encoding GAF domain-containing SpoIIE family protein phosphatase, with product MYNATIGSIYLLVAGLVFLLGFVILREAPRERLNRATALMLFFAGLGSVLGAIGFVLESLSAARAGTNDLLRSFNYLWELFFPSLLYFACVFPSENRLIRRVPFAAGWIFAPHVAHLCFMVLASQGALWGRVSAAMAKSAASGVFLYLRIPFELIFRFHQLLFSMVNLVYIAAALTLLWLSFRRTTNKLIRAQVRTIFSGLASCAGLYAIAVPIPTLLNHAWPPVVRSTLIVAALILGSGSIAYSIVRHRFLDANLIARKSILYAVTSGFLIGVYITIIRQVDAMLVTTPGYDTTVFKTAMLLLALVLFQPIFSWLEDVLDRYFLRDRGDHRTLLRRMSAEVLTVLELDTLAEKILATLRDGVPARTTVLLIAADRGASIARGFGGSVDLGEIAGIPRTALAALFDGVPLLRREEVRPRCDERGVSEALDPLLRTEPYLLFPLRHAGELLGLIALGRKITEMRYTAEESALLQTLANQSSVAIKNGFLYRESLAKSILEEELAVARRIQQQFLPQVLPRMAGLDMAALNLQTREVGGDYYDLVDVGGGEYLVVIADVAGKGVPAALLASMVQASIRTQAQDRKPVGELLGRLNRLVFDATPDDRFATCFLARIGGVGPAFSFSNAGHNFPIVMPAAGGWRYLEEGGIPLGVWSEFAYPEASASLQAGDSLLLYTDGITDARNRDGEDYGDARLQALATGMPRDFSAAQIVHAVAEDVSRFTGGADQADDITLVALKTR